In the genome of Palaemon carinicauda isolate YSFRI2023 chromosome 15, ASM3689809v2, whole genome shotgun sequence, one region contains:
- the LOC137654728 gene encoding gastrula zinc finger protein XlCGF52.1-like, translating into MELEHSPKLLVKREFEEVSFSQIKLEKDGDSYDHLENETSLLPDQFMMVKSESLAFESNESDAAHLHKDYLLENEEDPLNCGEEVVGLVSGERSLTLPTVSKDVPKEKERFTCDECGREFGRKTILKRHVLAIHTGERPFMCADCGKSFSLKCRLTKHMKVHAGLRPHACSVCEKTYSRSFSLMEHMRSHTGEKPFLCRECGKTFARKRPFTDHLKRHKGEKPFACIVCGKRFAVEHCLIRHIRIHTGEKPFTCSECGKGFIRQHAMEGHMRTHTGEKPFNCPVCGKAFALKTNMKVHMRTHTGERPFSCSLCAESFCKKISLRRHLNKEHGHSLGTESR; encoded by the coding sequence ATGGAATTGGAACATTCACCCAAGCTTCTTGTGAAAAGGGAATTCGAGGAAGTATCATTCTCGCAGATCAAACTTGAAAAGGATGGCGACAGTTATGACCACCTAGAAAACGAGACCTCTTTGCTTCCTGACCAGTTCATGATGGTAAAGTCAGAGTCATTAGCATTTGAGTCCAATGAAAGTGATGCAGCTCATCTGCATAAAGATTATTTATTGGAAAATGAGGAAGATCCGTTAAATTGTGGTGAAGAAGTTGTAGGATTAGTCAGTGGGGAAAGAAGTTTAACCTTGCCAACAGTCTCCAAAGATGTTCCCAAAGAAAAAGAAAGATTCACATGTGATGAGTGCGGAAGAGAATTTGGACGGAAAACAATTCTTAAGAGACATGTTTTAGCGATTCACACAGGTGAAAGGCCGTTCATGTGTGCTGATTGCGGAAAGTCTTTTTCTCTGAAATGTAGACTTACGAAACACATGAAAGTTCACGCAGGGTTGAGGCCACATGCGTGCAGTGTATGCGAGAAAACATACTCTCGCAGTTTCTCGCTTATGGAACACATGAGGAGTCACACAGGGGAGAAGCCATTCCTGTGCCGTGAATGCGGCAAGACTTTCGCCCGGAAACGTCCTTTCACAGACCACCTGAAGAGGCACAAAGGGGAGAAGCCATTCGCATGCATCGTTTGCGGAAAAAGATTTGCCGTTGAACACTGCCTCATTAGGCACATCAGAATCCACACGGGGGAGAAGCCTTTCACGTGCAGTGAATGCGGGAAGGGCTTTATTCGGCAACATGCCATGGAGGGGCACATGCGAACTCATACGGGCGAAAAGCCGTTTAACTGTCCCGTCTGCGGTAAAGCGTTTGCGCTGAAAACAAATATGAAGGTTCACATGAGGACTCATACAGGTGAGAGACCGTTCTCTTGCAGTTTGTGCGCAGAATCGTTTTGTAAGAAGATAAGCCTCAGAAGACATTTGAATAAAGAACATGGACATTCTCTCGGTACAGAATCGAGATAA